A single genomic interval of Prunus dulcis chromosome 5, ALMONDv2, whole genome shotgun sequence harbors:
- the LOC117629172 gene encoding uncharacterized protein LOC117629172 → MAALQPGSYAFKSDQNKKYLRYQHEINNLQHVLQFSGEDVASQYAKFQVEEDEQNPGLVHIKSSFNNKYWRRAEASSSWIVAEADKQEREQNQWSCTLFKPEVVQLTPDSGNNTIGVFRLVHKQLGHFIEPFSANGFNSVLYAGRETQPDNRNVFFIVEKLTG, encoded by the coding sequence ATGGCAGCATTACAACCAGGGTCGTATGCGTTTAAATCAGACCAGAACAAGAAATACTTGCGCTACCAACACGAAATCAACAACCTGCAGCATGTTCTCCAATTCTCTGGAGAGGATGTTGCGAGCCAATACGCAAAGTTCCAAGTGGAGGAGGACGAACAGAACCCCGGTCTGGTGCATATAAAATCCTCCTTCAACAACAAATACTGGAGGAGGGCAGAAGCAAGCAGTTCGTGGATTGTGGCCGAGGCTGACAagcaagagagagaacaaaaccAGTGGTCATGTACACTCTTCAAGCCTGAGGTAGTCCAACTCACACCAGATAGCGGCAACAACACCATCGGCGTATTCCGATTAGTGCACAAGCAACTCGGACACTTTATAGAGCCATTCTCTGCAAACGGATTTAATTCAGTCCTCTACGCAGGCCGAGAAACCCAACCCGACAACCGAAACGTTTTCTTCATTGTCGAAAAGCTTACAGGATGA